Proteins encoded together in one Quercus lobata isolate SW786 chromosome 3, ValleyOak3.0 Primary Assembly, whole genome shotgun sequence window:
- the LOC115980989 gene encoding uncharacterized protein LOC115980989, producing MAECEAYITRMEALQELEVKEAKIFGDSTLVIAQSQRLWKVKEEHLKPCQQYLEDLTKTFDKIEYTIILRAQNQFADALATLASMVEIPKGVWTRPLEIEQSYEEVHKRKIKASVMAIEEEEVPW from the coding sequence ATGGCTGAATGTGAAGCTTACATCACTAGAATGGAAGCTCTTCAAGAATTGGAGGTAAAAGAAGCCAAAATCTTTGGGGATTCAACTTTGGTTATAGCCCAATCGCAAAGGTTGTGGAAAGTGAAGGAAGAACACTTGAAGCCCTGTCAACAATACCTAGAGGACTTGACCAAGACCTTTGACAAAATTGAGTACACAATTATCCTTAGAGCTCAAAATCAGTTTGCGGATGCCTTAGCTACTTTGGCCTCCATGGTTGAAATACCCAAAGGGGTATGGACACGACCCTTAGAGATTGAACAAAGTTATGAGGAAGTGCACAAAAGGAAAATCAAAGCTTCAGTAATGGCCATAGAGGAAGAGGAAGTTCCGTGGTAG